The Campylobacter concisus genome has a window encoding:
- the mqnP gene encoding menaquinone biosynthesis prenyltransferase MqnP yields MIKKLKDIAELIVFKHSVFALPFIFVAMIVASKIENGSAWFGFKLLILGTLCAVSARNFAMAFNRYQDEDIDKLNPRTASRPSVDGRIGKGNMQLFIVANALIFIICAYFVNSLAFWLSFPILAVLGGYSLFKRFSELAHLVLGLSLGLAPIAGVVAVSAAIPLWSVLLCLGVTFWVAGFDLLYSLQDMKFDQENKLFSIPAIYGDKATLFLSAIFHALAFMLWLLFAWAAGLGAMAFFGIVVSGVILFFEHRIVRRDFSKIDRAFFTLNGYLGILFFIFVWISVL; encoded by the coding sequence ATGATCAAAAAGCTAAAAGATATCGCAGAACTCATCGTTTTTAAGCACTCGGTTTTTGCCCTGCCCTTTATCTTTGTGGCGATGATAGTTGCGAGCAAGATAGAAAATGGCTCGGCTTGGTTTGGCTTTAAACTGCTTATTTTAGGCACTCTTTGCGCGGTCAGCGCTAGAAATTTCGCCATGGCGTTTAACAGATACCAAGACGAGGACATCGACAAGCTAAACCCACGCACCGCAAGCCGTCCAAGCGTGGATGGACGCATTGGCAAGGGCAACATGCAGCTTTTCATCGTAGCAAACGCGCTTATCTTTATCATTTGTGCTTATTTTGTAAATTCGCTCGCATTTTGGCTAAGCTTCCCCATACTTGCCGTGCTTGGCGGATACTCGCTGTTTAAGAGATTTAGCGAGCTAGCGCACTTGGTGCTAGGCCTTAGTCTTGGACTTGCTCCGATCGCTGGAGTAGTCGCAGTGAGCGCTGCCATACCGCTTTGGAGCGTGCTACTTTGCCTTGGTGTGACATTTTGGGTGGCTGGATTTGACCTGCTTTACTCGCTTCAGGATATGAAATTTGACCAAGAAAACAAGCTCTTTAGCATACCAGCCATTTACGGCGACAAGGCGACACTATTTTTATCAGCCATTTTTCATGCTCTAGCCTTTATGCTTTGGCTACTTTTTGCTTGGGCGGCTGGGCTTGGAGCGATGGCATTTTTTGGCATTGTGGTAAGCGGCGTGATATTATTTTTCGAGCATAGGATCGTAAGACGCGACTTTAGCAAGATAGATCGGGCGTTTTTCACACTAAATGGCTACTTGGGAATTTTATTTTTCATCTTTGTTTGGATCAGTGTATTATGA
- the moaA gene encoding GTP 3',8-cyclase MoaA has protein sequence MLIDKYGRVVDYLRISVTQRCNFRCRYCMPTTPFSWTPKENLLTFEELFLFVKVAIDEGVKKIRITGGEPLVRKDLDVFIKMISDYKPDIDLALTTNGFMLPHFAKRLKDAGLKRINMSLDTLNEQKAKFIAQKSVLHEVLAGFEAALDAGLKVKINTVALKGFNDDELVNLLEFAKFRNSQIRFIEYMENSHAKEDLKGLKSDEILKIISQKYNVTKDEKLPNAPASIYRLDDGYKFGIIDPHKHDFCESCNRIRLSAEGLLIPCLYFEDALSIKKAVANGDIVAASEILRQVLANKPKENKWALGAENETSSRAFYQTGG, from the coding sequence ATGCTAATAGATAAATATGGTCGGGTTGTTGATTATTTAAGAATTTCCGTGACGCAGCGTTGCAATTTTAGATGTAGATATTGCATGCCTACGACGCCATTTAGTTGGACGCCAAAAGAGAATTTACTGACATTTGAAGAGCTATTTTTATTTGTTAAAGTAGCTATCGATGAGGGTGTGAAAAAGATCAGGATCACAGGCGGCGAACCACTCGTGCGCAAGGATTTGGACGTCTTTATAAAGATGATAAGCGATTATAAGCCAGACATTGATCTAGCGCTTACGACAAATGGCTTTATGCTGCCACACTTTGCCAAAAGGCTAAAAGACGCTGGTCTAAAGCGCATAAATATGTCGCTTGATACGTTAAATGAGCAAAAGGCTAAATTTATCGCTCAAAAGAGCGTCTTGCACGAGGTTTTAGCTGGCTTTGAAGCAGCACTTGATGCTGGATTAAAGGTGAAGATAAACACAGTCGCATTAAAAGGCTTTAACGACGATGAGCTAGTAAATTTGCTTGAGTTTGCTAAATTTAGAAACTCTCAGATAAGATTTATCGAATATATGGAGAATTCGCACGCAAAAGAGGATCTAAAAGGACTAAAAAGCGATGAAATTTTAAAGATCATCTCGCAAAAATATAACGTCACAAAAGATGAAAAATTGCCAAACGCACCTGCGTCTATTTATAGGCTTGATGATGGCTATAAATTTGGCATCATTGACCCACATAAACACGACTTTTGCGAAAGTTGTAACCGCATTAGACTAAGCGCTGAAGGGCTTTTGATACCATGCCTTTACTTTGAAGATGCACTAAGTATCAAAAAAGCAGTTGCAAATGGCGACATCGTCGCAGCGAGTGAAATTTTAAGGCAAGTGCTAGCTAACAAGCCAAAAGAGAACAAATGGGCTCTAGGGGCTGAAAATGAAACCTCTTCAAGGGCTTTTTACCAAACTGGTGGTTGA
- a CDS encoding 6-pyruvoyl trahydropterin synthase family protein, translating to MIIRKLFRFENAHIVRFCSSKRCRTSIHGHSYVAEILLSSNFLDNAGMVYDFGLMKQNIKTIIDSFDHATTIYSGDSDEYKNDLKKHSARWIEIPLNPSAEQFCRIFFVMIERLLELSVMNNGEREVKLHSVIVHETDTGYAQCFKEDAINPQMGEIRLSDIKFSEAVMDEWEDKNLLEKMINKIKIENPKDV from the coding sequence ATGATTATTAGAAAACTTTTTAGATTTGAAAATGCGCATATCGTGAGATTTTGTAGCTCAAAGCGCTGCAGGACGAGCATCCACGGTCACAGCTACGTAGCAGAAATTTTACTTAGCTCAAATTTCTTAGATAACGCTGGCATGGTCTATGACTTTGGGCTGATGAAGCAAAACATAAAGACGATCATAGATAGCTTTGATCACGCTACGACCATATATTCAGGCGATAGTGATGAATACAAAAACGATCTTAAAAAGCACTCTGCAAGGTGGATCGAGATCCCGCTAAATCCCAGCGCAGAGCAGTTTTGCCGCATATTTTTTGTAATGATCGAAAGGCTGCTTGAACTTAGCGTGATGAACAACGGCGAGCGCGAGGTGAAGCTTCATAGTGTCATCGTCCATGAGACCGACACTGGCTATGCGCAGTGCTTCAAAGAGGACGCGATAAACCCACAAATGGGCGAGATAAGGCTTAGTGATATCAAATTTTCAGAGGCCGTTATGGACGAGTGGGAAGATAAAAATTTGCTTGAAAAGATGATAAATAAGATAAAAATAGAAAATCCAAAGGACGTTTAA
- a CDS encoding DUF6115 domain-containing protein gives MEIYIFLGFGIVLAIIIALIFIKDSETNKKFTRYERAIESAIQENYNLKKQLAALASFKPDDDEQLKDVKDELKEQINEQINEKIVPIIRAIKSIERVIDDFANEQKDRMFNLEERTRDINKIAPSVINEEEQILKMFKDGKSAAMIAKDLHVGMGRVEFVLKFHKLA, from the coding sequence ATGGAAATTTACATTTTTTTAGGTTTTGGCATCGTTTTAGCGATAATAATAGCTTTGATATTTATAAAAGATAGCGAGACAAATAAGAAATTTACAAGATATGAACGTGCCATAGAGAGCGCCATACAAGAAAACTATAATCTCAAAAAACAGCTAGCCGCACTTGCAAGCTTTAAGCCTGATGATGACGAGCAGCTAAAAGATGTAAAAGATGAGCTAAAAGAGCAGATAAACGAGCAGATAAATGAAAAAATCGTGCCGATAATCCGCGCTATAAAGAGCATCGAGCGAGTGATAGATGACTTTGCAAACGAGCAAAAAGATAGGATGTTTAACCTTGAGGAGCGAACAAGAGATATCAATAAAATCGCCCCGAGTGTTATAAATGAAGAAGAGCAGATCCTAAAGATGTTTAAAGATGGCAAAAGCGCAGCCATGATCGCTAAAGATCTTCACGTGGGTATGGGGCGAGTTGAATTTGTGCTTAAATTTCATAAATTAGCCTAA
- a CDS encoding 7-carboxy-7-deazaguanine synthase QueE, protein MSKELELVEAFLSIQGEGAYQGRLAVFLRFLGCNLNCSGFGVKTRSLKTGEELLGCDSIRAVFKGHFHHKRYSTDEILSLVDGLCKGLEQKPIIVLTGGEPLIWHQNENFINLVRNLLINYEVHFETNGTILVDFAKFEIYKNCHFALGVKLANSGVSEQKRINLDAILAIKNNAKSSFLKFVLSHFDKSELDEILYIKNRANLPVWCMAMGANADELSKNALKTAQFAIKHGFNYSERIHIRLWGDKEGV, encoded by the coding sequence ATGAGCAAAGAGCTAGAATTAGTTGAGGCATTTTTAAGCATCCAAGGCGAGGGCGCTTATCAGGGCAGGCTCGCTGTGTTTTTACGCTTTTTGGGCTGCAACCTAAACTGCTCTGGCTTTGGCGTAAAGACAAGGTCTTTAAAAACAGGCGAAGAGCTTTTGGGATGCGATAGCATAAGAGCCGTTTTTAAGGGGCATTTTCACCACAAAAGATATAGCACAGATGAAATTTTAAGCCTAGTTGATGGGCTTTGTAAAGGCTTAGAGCAAAAGCCGATCATCGTTTTAACAGGCGGCGAGCCACTCATCTGGCATCAAAATGAAAATTTCATAAATTTGGTAAGAAATTTGCTTATAAACTACGAGGTGCATTTTGAGACAAATGGCACGATCTTGGTTGATTTTGCTAAATTTGAAATTTATAAAAATTGCCATTTTGCACTTGGCGTAAAGCTAGCAAATAGCGGAGTTAGCGAGCAAAAACGCATAAATTTAGATGCCATTTTAGCTATCAAAAATAACGCAAAAAGCAGCTTTTTAAAATTTGTCCTCTCGCACTTTGACAAAAGCGAGCTAGATGAAATTTTATATATAAAAAATAGAGCAAATTTACCAGTTTGGTGCATGGCGATGGGCGCAAATGCGGACGAGCTAAGCAAAAATGCTCTAAAAACAGCGCAGTTTGCCATAAAGCATGGATTTAACTACTCAGAGCGTATCCACATCAGGCTTTGGGGCGACAAAGAGGGTGTTTGA